From one Streptomyces sp. Q6 genomic stretch:
- a CDS encoding DUF6480 family protein, with the protein MTHPLIPPTETPPAEGSIAEAHRERADGGIWAHPYWWVLLIVVGSLSVAGFFVARIWSL; encoded by the coding sequence ATGACTCATCCACTCATCCCGCCGACGGAGACTCCGCCGGCGGAAGGTTCGATCGCTGAGGCGCATCGAGAACGGGCCGACGGCGGAATCTGGGCGCATCCATACTGGTGGGTACTGCTCATCGTGGTCGGATCCCTCTCGGTGGCCGGGTTCTTCGTGGCGCGTATCTGGAGCCTCTGA
- a CDS encoding SDR family NAD(P)-dependent oxidoreductase, which translates to MNINGARILLPGATGELGSALARKLHNRGALLHLAGRNETVLRRLQDELPGVRTSTFDAYDLDACAALTRRAAEQMGGLDIVVTSIGVPAFGPADRISDAVAEHLMTVNAQGPIAFLRAALPLIPPGGVLAAITGTVAGNPPAHMADYAAAKAALAAWLQAVGKEQRRRQVTLIDLRLPHVNTGFATRAAAGRPPHLPPGLPIAAAVELVMDALADAETDTCTA; encoded by the coding sequence ATGAACATCAACGGAGCCCGGATCCTTCTTCCCGGAGCCACTGGTGAGCTGGGCAGTGCCCTGGCCCGCAAGCTGCACAACAGGGGCGCTCTCCTGCACCTCGCCGGACGCAACGAGACGGTGCTCCGCAGGCTTCAAGACGAGCTTCCCGGCGTGCGGACAAGCACCTTCGACGCATATGACCTGGACGCGTGTGCGGCTTTGACCCGTCGAGCTGCCGAGCAGATGGGCGGCCTGGACATCGTGGTGACCTCCATCGGTGTTCCGGCCTTCGGTCCTGCCGACCGCATCAGCGACGCCGTTGCAGAACATCTCATGACAGTGAACGCGCAGGGACCCATTGCCTTCCTGCGGGCCGCGCTCCCCCTGATACCTCCCGGCGGCGTCCTTGCAGCCATCACCGGCACAGTCGCCGGCAACCCGCCCGCTCACATGGCCGACTACGCCGCCGCCAAAGCAGCCCTTGCCGCGTGGCTGCAGGCAGTAGGCAAGGAACAGCGCAGGCGTCAGGTCACCCTCATCGATCTGCGTCTGCCACATGTGAACACTGGTTTCGCCACTCGCGCGGCCGCAGGGCGCCCACCCCACCTGCCCCCGGGACTGCCCATCGCCGCAGCCGTAGAGCTCGTGATGGATGCTCTCGCGGATGCTGAAACTGACACATGTACGGCCTGA
- a CDS encoding oxygenase MpaB family protein, translating into MAPVTMRAFEPLRLRAGQMLFARVAGPEGPRNRALIHNTPGPRWFPPESPIRRVHADSAMFVGGLSALLLQTLHPVAMAAVAAHSGYRGDPWGRLHRTSTFLATTTYGTADSAQAACDRVNAVHAQIQGVTEQGIAYRASDPHLLEWIHIAEVASFLRAHQRFAAQRLTARECDQYVAQMAHLAQALGVPSPPHSLHELRTRLAAYRPELRATPQALDTARYLLLSPPLPVPALPLYAALASNAIALLPPWAAAELHLPRWRRAERWTVRPSGRIITSLIRWAMQVPTEPSRGPVASSSP; encoded by the coding sequence ATGGCCCCCGTCACGATGCGTGCCTTCGAGCCGTTGCGCCTCCGGGCCGGTCAGATGCTGTTCGCCCGCGTCGCCGGACCGGAAGGCCCTCGTAACCGCGCCTTGATCCACAACACTCCCGGGCCGCGCTGGTTCCCGCCAGAGAGCCCGATCCGGCGCGTTCACGCGGACAGCGCCATGTTCGTCGGTGGCCTCTCCGCCCTCTTGCTCCAAACACTTCACCCTGTGGCGATGGCCGCGGTCGCCGCGCATTCCGGCTACCGCGGCGACCCCTGGGGCCGGCTCCACCGGACGAGCACCTTTCTCGCAACCACAACCTACGGAACGGCCGACAGCGCCCAGGCCGCCTGCGACCGGGTCAACGCCGTGCACGCCCAGATTCAAGGCGTCACCGAGCAGGGCATCGCCTACCGCGCCTCCGACCCACACCTGCTCGAGTGGATTCACATCGCCGAAGTCGCCTCCTTCCTGCGAGCTCACCAACGCTTCGCTGCGCAACGGCTCACGGCCCGTGAATGCGATCAGTACGTGGCGCAGATGGCACACCTCGCCCAAGCCCTGGGGGTGCCCTCGCCCCCGCACTCCCTGCACGAGCTGCGGACCCGACTCGCCGCGTACCGCCCCGAACTGCGGGCCACACCGCAAGCCCTCGACACCGCCCGCTACCTGCTGCTCAGCCCGCCGCTCCCCGTCCCCGCACTGCCCCTCTACGCAGCGCTGGCATCCAACGCGATTGCGCTGCTGCCTCCGTGGGCTGCAGCAGAACTGCACCTGCCGCGCTGGAGGCGCGCGGAGCGATGGACGGTCCGGCCAAGCGGCCGGATCATCACCAGCTTGATCCGTTGGGCGATGCAGGTCCCCACCGAACCGTCCCGCGGCCCGGTCGCGTCATCGAGCCCCTGA
- a CDS encoding glycosyltransferase family 4 protein codes for MVPHPSPLSVRLCPPEAADPFLLARATLDTSQASTNHLLHDGDNALQRLLQAEYGHDPDDPVSTAPAPLSSEDLATAALRRARRSGTVLPLAALLAHGRTGPHATIAATEMWPETARWHGAAHAESSLRSALCHTTSPKDATFLVDLAIAADLRPLTTDATVQLLETADRGLRHALWRYLHQTTGPDTPLPALATASDPYEQLLLQPPRLSLPRRPEASGLCVVQSMLLGGIDTPGEGASGGLSVLLGGLGDQLAQSPDIGCIVTLVAAGHRDFVHDPRLSYEHSAGHYIVRVPVDAPTVPAQGDMHRHHAALTWWVVRLLRQLPRVDVFHLRYADDGSLALADAAERLGSDMVFTVTPDPHRHLSRRHAETRVSDPRRMAELRFDLHKVFAADRLVARATRVVSIPGRSGSQELMRYFPQIADANAGAGPTAAPEGITPFAASSHREVNGASPLRTLYADSRRGDALGPEDQRLPVWLCVGRLHPMKQQDHLVRAWLATEMWRVSTLVLIGGSRTGATEVEKEMRSKIDRLLEGNLTARRRLALLPARDNRWIRSLERTLADPARNVPSWYVCPSAKEEFGIAVLEAMEAGLPVAGPHSGGVPHYLQDGVNGILWDTNRPAGLEHGMRRLARLPKGKRLGLAKAGQETVRQHFSVERMARVLAAEYRSARKARPGQDPA; via the coding sequence GTGGTCCCCCACCCCTCACCCCTCTCGGTTCGCCTCTGCCCACCGGAGGCAGCCGATCCTTTTCTCCTGGCACGAGCAACCCTCGACACCTCTCAGGCATCCACCAACCACTTGCTCCACGACGGCGACAACGCTCTGCAGCGCCTGCTGCAAGCCGAGTACGGCCACGATCCGGATGATCCCGTGAGCACCGCCCCGGCACCGCTGAGCTCCGAGGACCTCGCAACGGCTGCACTACGGCGCGCCCGTCGGAGTGGGACCGTCCTGCCCCTTGCGGCCCTCCTGGCCCATGGCCGCACCGGCCCTCATGCCACCATCGCGGCAACCGAGATGTGGCCCGAGACCGCCCGGTGGCACGGGGCGGCACACGCTGAGAGCAGCCTCCGCTCGGCGCTGTGCCACACCACCTCTCCGAAGGACGCCACGTTTCTGGTCGACCTGGCGATCGCGGCGGACTTGCGTCCGCTCACCACGGACGCCACCGTGCAGCTCCTGGAGACGGCCGACCGGGGCCTGCGCCACGCGCTCTGGCGCTACCTGCACCAGACCACCGGTCCTGACACTCCGCTGCCCGCACTCGCCACCGCATCCGACCCCTACGAGCAGCTCCTGCTGCAGCCTCCTCGCCTCTCCCTGCCACGCCGTCCCGAGGCTTCGGGACTATGCGTCGTCCAGAGCATGTTGCTCGGAGGCATCGACACCCCCGGCGAAGGTGCCAGCGGCGGCCTCTCGGTCCTCTTGGGCGGCTTGGGAGATCAGCTCGCCCAAAGCCCGGACATCGGCTGTATCGTCACTCTGGTCGCCGCCGGACACCGGGACTTCGTCCACGACCCTCGACTGTCCTACGAGCACAGCGCCGGGCACTACATCGTGCGTGTGCCCGTGGATGCGCCCACAGTCCCCGCGCAAGGTGACATGCACCGTCACCATGCCGCGCTGACGTGGTGGGTTGTTCGCCTGCTGCGACAACTCCCCCGTGTGGACGTCTTTCACCTGCGCTATGCCGACGATGGCAGCCTGGCATTGGCGGACGCCGCTGAGCGGCTCGGCAGCGACATGGTGTTCACCGTGACCCCGGATCCACACCGGCATCTCAGTCGTCGCCACGCCGAGACGCGCGTCAGCGATCCCCGGCGCATGGCGGAGCTCCGCTTCGACCTGCACAAGGTCTTCGCCGCGGATCGCCTGGTGGCCCGGGCCACACGCGTCGTATCGATTCCCGGCCGCAGCGGCAGCCAAGAACTCATGCGCTACTTCCCGCAGATCGCTGACGCCAACGCCGGTGCCGGACCCACCGCAGCTCCCGAAGGCATCACCCCCTTCGCGGCCTCGTCGCACCGCGAGGTGAACGGAGCATCGCCGCTGCGCACGCTGTATGCCGACAGCCGACGCGGCGATGCCCTGGGACCGGAGGACCAACGCCTACCCGTGTGGCTGTGCGTGGGCCGCCTGCATCCGATGAAGCAGCAGGACCACCTCGTCCGCGCCTGGCTCGCTACGGAAATGTGGCGCGTCTCCACTCTGGTTCTCATCGGCGGATCGCGCACCGGGGCCACCGAGGTGGAGAAGGAAATGAGGAGCAAGATCGACCGCTTGCTCGAAGGGAACCTGACTGCCCGTCGACGGCTGGCCCTTCTGCCGGCCCGAGACAATCGATGGATCAGAAGCCTGGAGCGCACACTTGCCGATCCTGCTCGCAACGTTCCGTCCTGGTACGTGTGCCCGAGCGCCAAGGAAGAGTTCGGCATCGCCGTACTGGAGGCAATGGAAGCGGGACTGCCGGTAGCGGGCCCGCACAGCGGCGGAGTACCGCACTACCTGCAGGACGGTGTCAACGGCATTCTCTGGGACACGAACCGCCCAGCGGGCCTTGAACACGGCATGCGGCGTCTCGCCCGTCTGCCGAAGGGGAAGCGTCTCGGCCTGGCAAAAGCGGGTCAGGAGACGGTGCGGCAGCACTTCTCGGTCGAGCGTATGGCCCGCGTCCTTGCAGCCGAGTACCGCTCAGCCCGAAAGGCTCGGCCCGGACAGGACCCTGCCTGA
- a CDS encoding SGNH/GDSL hydrolase family protein, with protein sequence MPHDRQGHSSRHTRRGRSLRTLFAALTAFAVAAAGAITAHATTPQEQTTGTRVSAWSPGMTTGGPSFENRTIRMVVHSSVAGSEARITLSNRYSPQPLRVAVADVAVQAGGGAAEPGTVHHLTFGGAAQTTIPAGAERFSDTVPLAVEAGQNLLVTLYLPESTGPSTWHSDAFDTTYIATGDHTGDTGAAAFTTTTTSWYYLAGLDVLSPTAKGTVVAFGDSITDGYHSTTGTYTRWPDFLATRLAAAPGPQRLSVVDAGIGGNRVLTDVPNPWQGVSALKRFRHDALGRPGVKDVILLEGINDIGNDAGPDGGALTTQHLVEGYRTLIDQAHAVHVRVIGATLMPFKGNGYYTPAAEEIRRSANTWIRTSGAFDGVIDFDRAMRDPADPAALHPDFDSGDHIHPDDAGMRAMADAVDLHLLHR encoded by the coding sequence ATGCCCCACGACCGCCAAGGCCACAGCAGCAGACACACCCGCCGCGGACGCTCCCTGCGGACCCTGTTCGCAGCGCTGACAGCGTTCGCCGTCGCGGCCGCCGGCGCGATCACCGCGCACGCGACCACGCCGCAGGAGCAGACGACGGGCACCCGGGTGAGCGCCTGGTCGCCGGGCATGACCACCGGCGGCCCGTCCTTCGAGAACCGGACCATCCGGATGGTGGTGCACAGCAGCGTCGCGGGCTCCGAGGCACGGATCACCCTCTCGAACCGCTACAGCCCCCAGCCACTGCGCGTCGCCGTCGCCGACGTGGCCGTGCAGGCCGGTGGCGGCGCCGCCGAACCGGGCACCGTCCACCACCTCACGTTCGGTGGCGCCGCACAGACCACGATCCCGGCCGGCGCGGAACGGTTCAGCGACACCGTCCCGCTCGCGGTCGAGGCCGGCCAGAACCTGCTCGTCACCCTCTACCTGCCCGAGTCCACGGGCCCGTCGACCTGGCACTCCGACGCGTTCGACACCACCTACATCGCCACCGGCGACCACACCGGCGACACCGGCGCTGCCGCGTTCACGACGACCACGACCTCCTGGTACTACCTGGCGGGCCTCGACGTCCTGTCCCCGACGGCCAAGGGCACCGTCGTCGCGTTCGGCGACTCCATCACCGACGGCTACCACTCCACGACCGGCACCTACACCCGTTGGCCCGACTTCCTCGCGACCCGGCTGGCCGCCGCGCCCGGACCGCAGCGCCTCAGCGTGGTCGACGCCGGCATCGGCGGCAACCGGGTCCTGACCGACGTACCCAATCCCTGGCAGGGCGTCAGCGCCCTCAAACGTTTCCGTCACGACGCCCTCGGCCGGCCAGGCGTCAAGGACGTGATCCTCTTGGAGGGCATCAACGACATCGGCAACGACGCGGGACCCGACGGCGGCGCCCTCACCACGCAGCACCTGGTCGAGGGCTACCGCACCTTGATCGACCAGGCGCACGCCGTCCACGTCCGCGTCATCGGCGCGACCCTGATGCCCTTCAAGGGCAACGGCTACTACACGCCCGCCGCCGAGGAGATCCGCCGCAGCGCCAACACCTGGATCCGGACCAGCGGCGCCTTCGACGGCGTCATCGACTTCGACCGGGCAATGCGCGATCCGGCCGACCCCGCGGCCCTCCACCCGGACTTCGATTCGGGCGATCACATCCATCCCGACGACGCGGGCATGCGGGCGATGGCCGACGCCGTGGATCTTCACCTCCTGCACCGGTGA
- a CDS encoding glycosyltransferase, translating into MPRIVVVSPPFASHARPLASLAAALRQAGADVHFACGPEFEPLARQSGTRFEELVVTRNANTGVAESTVQSSQEATRLSAFLEATRRGAVSALITQAAHRREDMLPDPEAVLAAMRTLHRRVRADWYVVDQLSYAVTLALHCLQLPYATLCPGHPSYVLGAEDAYFGMPHAWPSRMRPAPRELAALHTWVKDNDQAFTRAFAAVARTAAPAAPPPGRAFALTSPHAVVYSYPQLPWLPTRPRGRAHFFAGHMVGPQHPLPATWAHRVTQLRGCTRRLVLVALGTFLSARDDVLRTVARSILRAFDDVGVIMAAGNRTDVLADLAGERCLISPEVPQQALLEHMDAMVHHGGANSFTECMRAGVPAVVLPFSSDQFSVAADAERAGVGVALDPNALTEDAVPHALQMLWSGGRRPLDVVSSAAMRQRGPSWAAARLLGAMNRVA; encoded by the coding sequence ATGCCGCGCATCGTGGTGGTGAGTCCGCCGTTCGCCTCGCATGCCAGGCCACTAGCCTCCCTCGCGGCGGCGCTGCGTCAGGCCGGCGCCGACGTCCACTTCGCATGCGGTCCCGAGTTCGAGCCGCTGGCCCGACAGTCCGGCACCCGGTTCGAGGAACTTGTGGTGACGCGCAATGCGAATACGGGGGTGGCAGAGTCCACCGTGCAGTCCTCCCAGGAGGCAACTCGACTCTCGGCGTTCCTGGAGGCCACCCGGCGAGGCGCGGTGTCGGCGCTGATCACACAGGCCGCACACCGCCGTGAGGACATGCTCCCGGACCCCGAAGCCGTGCTCGCCGCCATGCGCACCCTGCACAGGCGCGTACGCGCCGACTGGTATGTCGTCGACCAACTGAGCTATGCCGTCACTCTGGCTCTTCACTGTCTTCAACTGCCGTACGCGACCCTGTGTCCTGGCCATCCCAGCTACGTGCTGGGCGCGGAGGACGCCTACTTCGGCATGCCGCACGCCTGGCCCTCCCGTATGCGCCCCGCCCCCCGGGAACTGGCCGCGCTGCACACCTGGGTCAAAGACAACGACCAAGCCTTCACCAGGGCGTTCGCGGCTGTTGCACGCACTGCGGCTCCGGCCGCGCCTCCCCCAGGGCGGGCTTTTGCCCTCACCTCCCCGCACGCGGTGGTCTACTCCTATCCGCAATTGCCATGGCTGCCTACGCGCCCCCGCGGACGGGCCCACTTCTTCGCCGGCCACATGGTGGGGCCTCAGCACCCCTTGCCCGCAACGTGGGCCCACCGCGTGACTCAGCTCCGTGGCTGCACCCGACGGCTGGTGCTGGTAGCGCTCGGCACCTTCTTGTCCGCGCGCGATGACGTGCTGCGCACCGTGGCACGCAGCATCCTGCGAGCGTTTGACGACGTCGGCGTCATCATGGCCGCAGGCAATCGCACTGACGTACTGGCGGACTTGGCCGGCGAACGGTGCCTGATCTCCCCGGAGGTACCCCAGCAAGCCCTGCTCGAGCACATGGACGCCATGGTCCATCACGGCGGCGCCAACTCGTTCACCGAGTGCATGCGGGCCGGAGTCCCTGCTGTGGTGCTGCCCTTCTCGAGCGACCAGTTCAGCGTGGCCGCGGATGCCGAACGGGCAGGCGTAGGAGTAGCCCTGGATCCCAACGCGTTGACCGAGGACGCGGTGCCGCACGCGCTGCAGATGCTCTGGTCCGGCGGCCGACGGCCGTTGGACGTGGTCTCCAGCGCAGCAATGCGGCAGCGAGGCCCCTCATGGGCAGCTGCACGGTTGTTGGGAGCCATGAACCGCGTGGCGTAG
- a CDS encoding NADPH:quinone reductase has translation MLASWYDDQGPAADVLHIGDLPDPAPGPGEVRVRVTVSGVNPGDTKKRRGWLGSSMPFPRVIPHSDGAGVIDAVGAGVDARRVGQRVWVHGAQSYRPFGSAAQFTVVPDHQAVALPGHLSDEMGASLGTPGITAHRTVFADGPVDGQLVLVHGVLGGVGSLAAQLAHWAGATVIATVRRTADLDRVDPAVVSHAVALDTDDPAAAIRAYAPRGVDRIIEVALSDNADLDNAVAANEAVIAAYATRADRTEIPFWPLLFNNVTLRLLGSDDFPAAAKRQAARDLTSAAAVGALTVHVGHRYPLDDIAKAHDHVDTGSGHGRTLVTIPQ, from the coding sequence ATGCTTGCTTCCTGGTACGACGACCAAGGCCCCGCCGCCGATGTCCTGCACATCGGCGACCTCCCCGACCCCGCCCCTGGCCCGGGCGAGGTCCGTGTCCGGGTCACCGTCTCGGGCGTCAACCCCGGCGACACCAAGAAGCGGCGCGGCTGGCTCGGCTCATCGATGCCTTTCCCGCGAGTGATCCCGCACAGTGACGGCGCCGGGGTGATCGACGCCGTAGGCGCCGGCGTGGACGCCCGCCGCGTCGGACAACGGGTCTGGGTGCACGGTGCCCAATCCTACCGTCCCTTCGGCAGCGCAGCTCAGTTCACCGTCGTACCGGATCACCAGGCCGTAGCGCTGCCCGGCCACCTCAGTGACGAGATGGGCGCGAGCCTCGGCACCCCCGGCATCACCGCGCACCGCACCGTCTTCGCCGACGGACCGGTCGACGGCCAACTCGTCCTGGTCCATGGGGTTCTCGGCGGTGTCGGCTCGCTGGCCGCCCAGCTCGCCCACTGGGCCGGAGCCACCGTGATCGCCACCGTCCGCCGAACCGCGGACCTCGACCGCGTCGACCCGGCCGTCGTCTCCCACGCCGTCGCCCTGGACACCGACGACCCCGCCGCAGCCATCCGCGCGTATGCGCCGCGGGGCGTCGACCGGATCATCGAGGTCGCACTGTCCGACAACGCCGACCTCGACAACGCCGTCGCCGCCAACGAGGCCGTCATCGCCGCCTACGCCACCCGCGCGGACCGCACCGAAATCCCCTTCTGGCCCCTGCTGTTCAACAACGTCACCCTACGGCTGCTCGGCAGCGACGACTTCCCCGCCGCGGCCAAGCGCCAGGCCGCCCGCGACCTCACCTCCGCAGCCGCCGTCGGCGCCCTCACCGTCCACGTCGGCCACCGCTACCCACTGGACGACATCGCCAAGGCCCATGACCACGTCGACACCGGCAGTGGACACGGCCGCACCCTGGTCACCATTCCCCAATAG
- a CDS encoding DUF6199 family natural product biosynthesis protein yields MIVVVLCFFVVVGLIQVFSPQLLWKANRPLQRPFVKDYDATEPTKAGYTMSRAVGVVFLAMATWMLVTHVT; encoded by the coding sequence GTGATCGTCGTAGTGCTGTGCTTCTTTGTAGTGGTGGGGCTCATTCAGGTGTTCAGTCCACAGTTGCTGTGGAAGGCCAACCGTCCGCTCCAGCGTCCGTTCGTGAAGGACTACGACGCCACCGAACCGACCAAGGCGGGCTACACGATGTCCCGGGCCGTGGGAGTGGTCTTCCTGGCCATGGCGACATGGATGCTCGTCACACACGTCACCTGA
- a CDS encoding GNAT family N-acetyltransferase: MTASDAAVTISHQPKPQTDWVLTDAPTPEDVAVISDALDRFNIDHTGIADRRPLAVLVHDPETRQVVGGLTGRTSLGLFFLDLFYLPPRLRGSGLGTEILRQAEDESRARGCRTAVLYTITFQAPGVYQKHGWQRLGEVPCDPPGTSRVFMTKELTASTADNAHRCRR; encoded by the coding sequence ATGACCGCGTCCGACGCTGCTGTCACCATCTCCCACCAGCCCAAACCTCAGACGGACTGGGTGCTCACCGACGCCCCCACCCCGGAAGACGTTGCGGTGATCTCCGACGCGCTGGACCGCTTCAACATCGACCACACAGGAATCGCCGACCGCAGACCTCTGGCCGTCCTGGTCCATGATCCCGAGACGCGCCAGGTGGTCGGTGGACTGACCGGGCGTACCTCGCTCGGGCTGTTCTTCCTCGACCTCTTCTACCTGCCGCCCCGGCTGCGTGGCAGCGGGCTGGGAACGGAGATACTCCGGCAGGCCGAGGATGAGAGCCGTGCCCGTGGCTGCCGCACGGCCGTGCTCTACACCATCACCTTCCAGGCTCCCGGCGTTTACCAGAAGCACGGGTGGCAGCGGCTGGGAGAGGTGCCCTGCGATCCGCCGGGCACCAGCCGCGTCTTCATGACCAAAGAACTCACCGCATCGACTGCGGACAACGCTCACCGGTGCAGGAGGTGA
- a CDS encoding winged helix-turn-helix domain-containing protein, which yields MGTVDIQRAGQDVGVDLAGVARLVADGTRAAFCLALLDGRAWTANELARYAGVAPSTATSHLNLLVDGGLLVEERHGRHRYVRVADRRVIELIESLAALAPQHSAPPRSLSASGRQQALARARLCYDHLAGTTALAITDAMVERGLLEWGSEPGRTCKGALWLAEVGITVPAGSRRPPVRACLDWTERRPHLAGAVGAALSAHALATGWMTRIGTSRALLVTPAGSRALHDHLGLPPAEL from the coding sequence ATGGGCACCGTGGACATTCAGCGCGCAGGGCAGGATGTGGGTGTGGACCTCGCGGGCGTGGCCAGACTGGTGGCCGACGGCACCCGGGCCGCCTTCTGCCTCGCGCTGCTCGACGGCCGGGCATGGACGGCGAACGAGCTCGCGCGCTACGCCGGAGTCGCACCGTCCACCGCGACCTCGCACCTGAACCTGCTCGTGGACGGCGGACTCCTCGTCGAGGAGCGCCACGGACGCCACCGCTACGTACGGGTGGCCGACCGCAGAGTGATCGAACTGATCGAGAGCCTTGCCGCGCTGGCCCCGCAGCACAGCGCCCCACCACGCTCGCTGTCGGCCTCCGGCCGGCAGCAGGCACTGGCCCGCGCCCGGCTGTGCTACGACCACCTGGCCGGAACCACCGCACTGGCCATCACCGACGCAATGGTCGAACGCGGACTCCTGGAGTGGGGATCCGAGCCGGGCCGGACTTGCAAGGGCGCCCTCTGGCTTGCCGAGGTCGGCATCACGGTACCCGCCGGCTCCCGCCGGCCACCGGTGCGCGCATGCCTCGACTGGACCGAGCGCCGTCCCCACCTGGCCGGCGCGGTGGGTGCCGCCCTGTCCGCCCACGCACTCGCCACCGGGTGGATGACGCGCATCGGAACCAGCCGCGCCCTCCTCGTGACACCCGCCGGCAGCCGGGCACTGCACGACCACCTCGGCCTGCCACCAGCTGAACTCTGA
- a CDS encoding O-methyltransferase, which produces MDDTPRRLPTALPALRSRARDAGFIMSSEDRTGSLLAALAAARPAGRILELGTGAGEGTAWLLSGMDPASRLTTVELDPAVQAIAQEELGADPRVAFVSGDGGAWLEEFDGAPFDLVFADTWPGKFTHLDRALDLVAPGGTYLIDDLFPQPGWPEGHEASVKRLLAELDECEDFRCVRLAWASGLLMAVRTA; this is translated from the coding sequence ATGGACGACACGCCGAGACGCCTCCCGACTGCCCTGCCTGCGTTGCGTTCCAGGGCGCGCGACGCGGGTTTCATCATGTCCAGTGAGGACCGCACAGGAAGCCTCCTGGCAGCACTCGCTGCCGCCCGGCCCGCGGGGCGGATCCTCGAACTCGGCACCGGAGCCGGGGAGGGCACCGCCTGGCTCCTCAGCGGGATGGACCCCGCCTCCCGCCTGACCACCGTCGAACTCGACCCCGCTGTCCAGGCCATCGCCCAGGAAGAGCTGGGCGCCGACCCGCGGGTGGCTTTCGTGTCCGGGGACGGCGGCGCGTGGCTGGAGGAGTTCGACGGTGCCCCCTTCGACCTCGTCTTCGCGGACACCTGGCCGGGCAAGTTCACCCACCTCGACCGGGCCTTGGACCTCGTGGCTCCCGGCGGGACCTACCTGATCGACGACCTGTTCCCCCAGCCCGGCTGGCCGGAGGGCCACGAAGCCTCGGTCAAACGCCTTCTGGCCGAGCTGGATGAATGCGAGGACTTCCGATGCGTCCGCCTGGCCTGGGCAAGCGGACTGCTGATGGCGGTGCGCACAGCCTGA
- a CDS encoding aldo/keto reductase produces the protein MHTRTLGQGLQVSAIGLGCMGMSQSYGPNPGDRDDRIGVLRAAVDRGVTFFDTAEVYGPYANEELVGEALAPVRDQVVIATKFGWRIEDGVSAGLDSRPEHIKRVADASLRRLRTDTIDLFYQHRVDPDIPIEEVAGAVAELVQAGKVRHFGLSEAGARTIRRAHAVHPVSAVQSEYSLWTRDPEPEVLPTLAELGIGFVPFSPLGKGFLTGTVDTTTAFAKDDIRTTIPRFDEDNLAANQALVDHVATLAHTHGATPGQVALAWLLAQQTWIAPIPGTRRVERLDENAGATQVALSADDIADLDATAARIGVHGDRYNEMHLGLVGK, from the coding sequence ATGCACACGCGAACCCTCGGCCAGGGCCTTCAGGTCTCGGCGATCGGACTGGGTTGCATGGGCATGTCCCAGAGCTACGGTCCCAACCCCGGCGACCGCGACGACAGGATCGGCGTGCTCCGTGCGGCCGTGGACCGGGGCGTTACGTTCTTCGACACGGCCGAGGTCTACGGCCCCTACGCCAACGAGGAACTGGTGGGCGAGGCACTGGCGCCGGTACGAGACCAGGTCGTCATCGCGACCAAGTTCGGCTGGCGCATCGAGGACGGCGTTTCGGCCGGCCTCGACAGCCGCCCCGAGCACATCAAGCGGGTCGCGGACGCCTCGCTGCGCCGTCTGCGTACGGACACGATCGACCTCTTCTACCAGCACCGAGTCGACCCGGACATCCCGATCGAGGAGGTCGCGGGCGCCGTCGCGGAGCTCGTACAGGCAGGAAAGGTACGGCACTTCGGCCTGTCCGAAGCGGGCGCGCGGACCATCCGACGGGCGCACGCCGTGCACCCCGTCAGCGCCGTGCAAAGCGAGTACTCCCTGTGGACCCGCGACCCCGAGCCCGAGGTGCTGCCCACGCTCGCCGAACTCGGCATCGGATTCGTTCCGTTCAGCCCGCTCGGCAAGGGCTTCCTCACCGGCACCGTCGACACCACGACCGCGTTCGCCAAGGACGACATCCGTACCACCATCCCCCGGTTCGACGAGGACAACCTCGCGGCCAACCAGGCCCTCGTCGACCACGTCGCAACGCTCGCCCACACCCATGGCGCCACCCCGGGCCAGGTCGCCCTGGCGTGGCTGCTCGCCCAGCAGACCTGGATCGCCCCGATCCCCGGAACCCGCAGGGTCGAGCGCCTGGATGAGAACGCCGGCGCCACGCAGGTCGCCCTGTCCGCCGATGACATCGCCGACCTCGACGCCACCGCGGCCCGCATCGGCGTGCACGGCGACCGCTACAACGAGATGCACCTGGGCCTCGTGGGCAAGTAG